The sequence GattacattttttatcttaattattatttataaaatattttctttccaggtttatttaacgaaatatggctaattttcatgaaaatatcTTTAAGCATTTGACATGTTTAATATTCTTTAGATGATGAGAATTATTCGCTTGTTTTAAAGGACGATACCATAACTTTGAAATGtgaaaactaattaaaattcgTTAGAGATTGCAAGTGCGATTTTATGGTTACATGACGTAAAGGAATCATATACGTGAATCttgtattttgtattttgtatttactatattgcgtaattaacattcttttttttagctaCCCTAGTGTTTCGGTTTTCGCCtaaatgatttacaaaaaaaagtttcggaAAATTTCGGATAGTTTCGGCCGAAACTTGGGCGAAACGTTtcgaattttgaaaaatggaaataattgaaataattgcaACAATAAACTAATATCACAAgattaattacaatattttcggATAAAATAATCGAATCATTctgcaaaataaataaacgagAAGAATTTATAATGCAACTAATAACTAAGTTTTTCAGGTATACAAAGATATCggataaaatcaaataaaatcttaaGAAAGGAAGcaacattataatttattagcggattaactaataatagaaataaacaataaaatatgtatataatatatatatacaaactACATACCTGatactatatttaatataaattgaccttgtttgatttgatttatatgaattaatttGTTTCTTATTTTAGTCAAGAATTCAAGCATAAAGCTTACatattacaaatttcatatttttcatatatttaaaaatttgctgaataaaatttagaatCTTAATCCTTTCtccttatttttaaattatgcttcatatattttagatacagagagcaaaaaaaaaaactgtataTTATTGGCTAAGTCGTGTGAATTAATCGCaccttttttctttgttttacaATGCAAGataaaagttttttcattattatgagaaaatttttatgatgacAAAAACTTTTTccttattaattcaaaattttttttttaagtgctTGTTTGTTGTACTACGTTTTTCCAGGAAAATCAAATTCAATATTGTTTGTACAAAAATAGGTAGATGTGGCATACTGTATATGAAACAACatgaaacaaatttaattaacattactttgtttttagataataattaaattataaagtataaataaccttttaaataaatctttttaacataatttcaactaaaataatttattttgtaaagtataaataatctttaaataaatctttttatataatttcaactaaaataatttattttgtaaagcataaataatctttaaataaatctttttcacATAATTTCGAAGTAgcttatttacaaaatataaataatctttaaataaatcttttttacataatttccATTAAATTATGAAGAAACTTCctattttaattgttataataaccttaataattttacttcaaTTTGTATATGAAGTAAATACTCAAGAAGGTGTTCCACCAGCGGAAGATCCTTCAGGAGATCCATCTCAATTTCCTGCACCAGCAATACCTCCAccaacaaaaataaatacattagtCACAGCAATACCACCAATTTCAACTCAATTTCCTGCACCAGCAATACCTCCAccaacaaaaataaatacattagtCACAGCAATACCACCAATTTCAACTGGAAAATTATTACCATCAGCAAGACCATCAGTATCACGAACATTACCAATAAATCCTTCAGAAGGTCTTATTTCAACTGGAAAATTATCACCATCAGCAAGACCATCAGTATCACGAACATTACCAATAAATCCTTCAGAAGGTCTTATTTCGACTGGAAAATCACCATCAGCAGGACCATCAGGATCACGAACATCACCAGTAAATTCATCAAATCCTTCAGAAGATGTTAACTTTACAACTTTTATAATAGCTGCTTCAATTATTGGAGGGACAGttagtaatttgattttaattttcatagtTGGTTTATGCTACTTTTTATTGAGAAtgtataaagataaaaaagaaaattctaaaGCAATTGCGACCCCTGGACTGAATAATAAcgaaaatgaattatatgatgAACCGATCCCTacagaattaataatttcgaaTCATGGACAAGAATTTATACCAAATTCaccaaattataataataatcaacaaGGGATAACACGTGAATTAGGAAACAACTTAACAAACaatgaaattattcaaaatatcagACAAggaaatttatcatcatttaatataGATGAAGATATTATAGATCAAATGAAACAAGATATTCTACAAGATATCAAACaagaattaaaacaaaatataaaatcaaaaataatgacATCATTTGTTAGAGATAATGATGTTGAAGATGATAGTAGTAGTAGCAGTAGTAAAAATCATACTTAATTGGGAATCCGTATAAGAActggtaaattattatagtaaaagtGGTGCAAATactatgaatttattaataaatttaataaatggaatCCAAAGTGCAtagtaaatttatgaaatgaaatttttaatattatattattataacagTACTTCAATTAGAAGGAATTTTGGATTCTAAAActgcaaaaattattataattaataaaactgtCCGGTTCTTATATAGATGACTAAtagaacattaattaaagttaattgaagaatttttttcgcgGATGACAAACTAACGActtatttaattctggccggaattataaatttggccgaaattaaaatttactgtacgTATTAGCATCAAATATATATGATTGTGAAATTTTTGCCAAACTGacaaaaactttcttttaaatgaaacattttcaaaatagCGCTATAGATAATGAAAGTGAAGCCAATTCTTGAAAGTGAAGATAATTCCAAAAGAATAACACCAATAACAATTCAAATCCAGGGATaacgaataataaatttaccgaTTTTACTGACTCAGTGATTTCAAATAAAGTAACAaggaataaattcatcaaatcATAATAACCAACAAGAAACAACACACGAGTTaagaaataattcaatagaaaatgaaattaattattcaaaaaaaaagttataccGAAAGAGTAcaataattactatatattaatatgtaatGTTTAACAcctatgtaaaatatatatatatattaatgaagTCATTACCAacgattatttaatataattcacaaatggaaataaaaaaactacgtaaaaatttgattacaaCAATAAACTTATCATAGGactaattacaataattttggATAAAATAATCGATTATTCcgcaaaataaataaatgagaaGGATTTATAATGCAACTGGTTTTTTAGGTATACAGGATATtagataaaaacaaataaaatcttaaaagGCAAgtaacattatatttattagcgaattaataaataatagcaaaaatatgtatatacagtaaatatatatatatattaaaatcgcaAACTACCcactatatttaatataaattgtccttgtttggtttaattttatatgaattaatttgtttcttattttattaacctCCCTCCttatttttaaacatatattagCCAAAGCCAAAAAACGGGTTATTTGATCGTATATAATTGGCTAAGTCATGTGAATTAATCACACCTTTTTTTCTTCTGTTTTACAATGCAAGATAAAAGTTTTCTCattgttatgaaaaaattttatgacaaaaaactttttctttattaattcaaaaatttttttaagtgcTTGTTTGTTTGTACTACtatgttttttttaggaaaatcCAATTCAATATTGTTTGCACAAAAGTAGGTAGATGTAACATATATGAACAACatgaaacaaatttaattagcattacttctttttttagataaataattaaattataaagtataaataatctttaaataaatcttttttacatagtttcaaagtaatttattttataaagtataaataatctttttttttttacataatttcgAAGTAgcttattttataaagtataaataattttaaaataaatattttatatataatttccattaatTATGAAGCttcttattttaattgttataaCCCTTATCATTTTACTTCAATTTGTATATGAAGTAAATACTCAAGCACCTAAAGATGCTCCACTTCCTCCGCAACCACCGCCAGAAGATGCTTCATCAATAGGAGTTTTAGCTGAATCTCCTACACCAGCAATACCAccattaacaaaaataaatactttatccACATTAACACCAATTTCGACTGGAAAATTATTACCATCATCAGGATCACGAACATCATCAGTAAATTCATCAAATCCTTCAGAAAGTGGTAACTCTATAGCTGCTTCAATTATTGGAGGGACagttagtaatttaattttaattttcatagtTGGTTTATACTACTTTTTAGTGAGAAtgtataaagataaaaaagaaaattctaaaGCAATTGCAACCCCTGGACTGAATAATaacgaaaatattatttcaaatccTGGAATAACGAATAatggattatataataatgaaccAATCCCTacagaattaataatttcgaaTTATGGACAAGAATTTGTATCAAATTCaccaaattataataataatcaacgaGGGATAACACGTGAATTAGGAAACAACTcaacaaataatgaaattattcaaaatatcagACAAggaaaattatcatcatttaatataGATGAAGTTATTATAGATCAAATTAAACAAGATATTCTACAAGATATTAAACaagaattaaaacaaaatataaaatcagaAGTAATGACATCATTTGTTAGAGATAATAATGTCGAAGATGATAGTAGTAGTAGCGCTATAGATTCTAATCATGGAAATAAAGCCAATTCTTGAATGTGAAGATAATTCTAGTTTAATGTATGAAATACAAGTGTTATAGTTACTTATAcaagaattaaagaaaaatctgTAGACGTTTGTTAAACTTCAGCTataatttatacgatttttaataaaatatcacaCACAAATGACTTACTAAATAGACCTTTTAcgtttattgattttatattacaaatttcgcttattgaaaaaaattttggaaccTGAAAACATGATTTTTCtgtttttatattctttatttcacttttatttctttttgacATGATTAGAAAACGAACGTATTATGCTTCATATGTATTTACAGTATATACGGGAAGATTTATctcaattttttgattgaataCATTAATTTTACAGTATGAcagaaaataaaagtttaacaaaattttatattttcatatatataattatttttcatttaattgtaCAATAGGAACTTTTTTATGCTTAAACTGATTATAAGCACGTAATACTTCCAATTTTTGTAAAGTTGTATTGAcatatatatcaatatttatttaacaataaatatatattaatacttcGATCCCTTGCTGATTACGCGTCATGCCCCCTGCAGATCgtatatagattttttaacaatactatataaataaaaatacaatatttaaatttttaacaatactCTATagtctataaataaaatgtcatAATTGAATTAACAATACTATATTGTACTTTAATTggaaaataatatgattttattatattttagcaCCATTTTTTAAGAcacatgataattataattagaaataatgtgactttattatattataactagccagtattttttttgttccagTACCCACCAGAGAATACGGGACTGACGGGAGCAAATGTGGGAGTATTAATTAATAGCGTCATGGGATCAATGATCGGGGGTCGgagcatattatttttttataattcaattttaataataaaattaaagttcgTAAATGTGCGAAATGTTAGGAAGCTTATTTTTAATCGTGATTATcataaatggtgtaaattattattagattaatgaaggaaaataaatcttttcaCTCGAtgtattgttttaaattttatttactttttattaaaaaattacattaaactaataaaatcaatatgaaaaattttaacaaatgattaatattttaatagatttaataattaaaattaatgaaataaaaaaatacaattaaaaaaaaaattaaataatgtattaattgaaaatcaaaaatatactaaatagGTGTGTATACGTTAAAATCAGAACATTCAAGAAAAAAGGTGAGCACCGGCATCTGATAGGTTAGCGTACCCATAATCAAAGCAGTAGTAGATCGCATGCTTTGATCAGTTTATAGAATTAGTCTTGTTAGTGAGATATCTGAGACGAACCTCAACCCAAAATTCTCTCGGTTCCCAATCTCCTAAGTTTTCCTCTATATAGAAATCAATAATTGATTGATTATCAATATTTCTGACTGTCTTGGTGGTTAGTCCCATAATCATGACATTTAACCCAATCGCAGGTATATCATCGAATTCCATATTATCAATCAACTTAACGGACATTGCATTAACCTTTGATAtgtttatgatttataaaataaaaaaaaattaacaaatttttggtTGATTTCAAAAGGACACGCGCAAAACAATACATACACTATACCAACTGGCGCAAGCAAT is a genomic window of Rhizophagus irregularis chromosome 7, complete sequence containing:
- a CDS encoding uncharacterized protein (SECRETED:cutsite_VNT-QE; SECRETED:prob_0.8253); SECRETED:SignalP(1-25), which translates into the protein MKKLPILIVIITLIILLQFVYEVNTQEGVPPAEDPSGDPSQFPAPAIPPPTKINTLVTAIPPISTQFPAPAIPPPTKINTLVTAIPPISTGKLLPSARPSVSRTLPINPSEGLISTGKLSPSARPSVSRTLPINPSEGLISTGKSPSAGPSGSRTSPVNSSNPSEDVNFTTFIIAASIIGGTVSNLILIFIVGLCYFLLRMYKDKKENSKAIATPGLNNNENELYDEPIPTELIISNHGQEFIPNSPNYNNNQQGITRELGNNLTNNEIIQNIRQGNLSSFNIDEDIIDQMKQDILQDIKQELKQNIKSKIMTSFVRDNDVEDDSSSSSSKNHT
- a CDS encoding uncharacterized protein (SECRETED:cutsite_VNT-QA; SECRETED:prob_0.7827); SECRETED:SignalP(1-23), whose protein sequence is MKLLILIVITLIILLQFVYEVNTQAPKDAPLPPQPPPEDASSIGVLAESPTPAIPPLTKINTLSTLTPISTGKLLPSSGSRTSSVNSSNPSESGNSIAASIIGGTVSNLILIFIVGLYYFLVRMYKDKKENSKAIATPGLNNNENIISNPGITNNGLYNNEPIPTELIISNYGQEFVSNSPNYNNNQRGITRELGNNSTNNEIIQNIRQGKLSSFNIDEVIIDQIKQDILQDIKQELKQNIKSEVMTSFVRDNNVEDDSSSSAIDSNHGNKANS